Proteins encoded within one genomic window of Amorphoplanes friuliensis DSM 7358:
- a CDS encoding EamA family transporter has protein sequence MRTETRTGTSMALGAMVLVQLGLAASVGLLDRIGAGGAAWLRLAWAGVILLVLVRPRLRSFTRRTLLGSVALGVVTAGITMLFMEAVARLPLGTASALEFLGPLTVAVVRGRRGTKVWPALAAVGVLLLTEPWHGGIDLAGVGFALAAAVCWAVYILLTQWVGDEVSGLQGLAVSMPVAGLVATLVVGPSVLDGMTWQLVLLGAGLAIILPVVPFTLELLALRRLTTASFGTLMSLEPALALVIGLLLLGQVPGWAPVAGIAFVVAAGIGAERTGARAHPGPDLPRVVEAEGQTAAVRV, from the coding sequence ATGCGTACCGAAACCCGGACCGGCACGAGCATGGCGCTCGGGGCGATGGTCCTCGTGCAGCTGGGCCTCGCGGCGTCCGTCGGCCTCCTCGACCGGATCGGCGCCGGTGGCGCGGCCTGGCTGCGCCTGGCCTGGGCCGGCGTGATCCTGCTGGTCCTGGTCCGGCCGCGCCTGCGCTCGTTCACCCGCCGCACCCTGCTCGGCAGTGTCGCCCTCGGCGTCGTCACGGCCGGCATCACGATGCTCTTCATGGAGGCGGTCGCCCGCCTGCCCCTCGGTACGGCCAGCGCGCTGGAGTTCCTCGGCCCGCTCACCGTCGCCGTGGTCCGTGGCCGGCGCGGCACCAAGGTCTGGCCCGCGCTCGCGGCGGTCGGCGTGCTGCTGCTGACCGAGCCCTGGCACGGCGGCATCGACCTGGCCGGCGTCGGTTTTGCCCTGGCCGCGGCGGTCTGCTGGGCGGTCTACATCCTGCTGACCCAGTGGGTCGGTGACGAGGTCTCCGGCCTGCAGGGCCTCGCCGTGTCGATGCCGGTGGCGGGCCTGGTCGCGACGCTGGTCGTCGGCCCGTCGGTGCTCGACGGCATGACCTGGCAACTGGTCCTGCTCGGCGCGGGCCTGGCGATCATCCTGCCCGTGGTGCCGTTCACCCTCGAACTGCTCGCCCTGCGCCGCCTGACGACGGCCTCCTTCGGCACGCTGATGAGCCTGGAACCGGCCCTCGCCCTGGTGATCGGCCTGCTCCTGCTCGGCCAGGTGCCCGGCTGGGCGCCGGTCGCGGGCATCGCCTTCGTGGTGGCGGCGGGCATCGGCGCCGAACGCACCGGCGCCCGCGCGCACCCCGGACCGGACCTACCCCGGGTCGTCGAAGCTGAGGGTCAGACTGCTGCCGTACGCGTCTGA
- a CDS encoding helix-turn-helix domain-containing protein — protein sequence MTQDGELDSIVRKRIRGLRVARDWSLDELASRCYLSPSTLSRIETGHRRIALDQLAPIARALGTTLDQLVEPVDDEDVVIRPHRDEGRGMTTWLLSRESGPGGHTVAKIRVTRPAPTDLRVHPGRDWLTVLSGTVVLRLGERTILVRAGEAAEFSTMVPHAFGAHDGPAELLCILDNDGQRTHLAHDHS from the coding sequence ATGACGCAAGACGGAGAGCTCGACTCCATCGTCCGGAAAAGGATCAGGGGTCTGCGGGTGGCCCGGGACTGGTCGCTCGACGAGCTGGCGAGCCGCTGTTACCTGAGCCCGTCGACGCTGAGCCGCATCGAGACCGGCCACCGCCGGATCGCCCTCGACCAGCTCGCGCCGATCGCCCGCGCCCTCGGCACCACCCTCGACCAGCTGGTGGAGCCGGTCGACGACGAGGACGTGGTGATCCGGCCGCACCGCGACGAGGGGCGGGGGATGACCACGTGGCTGCTGTCCCGCGAGTCCGGCCCGGGCGGCCACACCGTCGCGAAGATCCGCGTCACCCGGCCCGCGCCGACCGACCTCCGGGTGCACCCCGGCCGGGACTGGCTGACCGTGCTCTCCGGCACCGTCGTCCTGCGCCTGGGGGAGCGGACGATCCTGGTCCGGGCCGGGGAAGCAGCGGAGTTCTCGACCATGGTCCCGCACGCCTTCGGCGCCCACGACGGCCCGGCCGAGCTGCTCTGCATCCTCGACAACGACGGCCAGCGCACCCACCTGGCCCACGATCATTCCTAG
- a CDS encoding PP2C family protein-serine/threonine phosphatase codes for MSDPFEAAGTLRDAYRSIDWTATSLGPVESWGPELLAALDLTLHTRAPVTLFWGADYTMLYNEAYVPMIGDKHPAALGSTTTEVFAEIWDTIGPMLDSVFAGRGATWVEDLRLLMNRSGFLEETYFTFSYSAVHATTGRIAGVIDIAAETTAQVLGRRRLALLARLNDKLADAEDVRQLLDRALPVLRSATEDLPGVDILLPEMQAPTVAWPAELDRDVVVETTPEGRVARIRLTGAARARSDAMLVSRISPYLAVDDAYLDFFRLLGAALAQGMNRARTRQAERRAAAMERELSEALQRSLLPAPDQPAHIEVAVRYQPAAEGVQIGGDWYDSFTLPDGSLTLVVGDVTGHDREAAVGMSQLRNLLRGISYAVGKPPAEVLGVLGEAMNGFGVDVFATALLAQVEPDTGRTRTLRWSNAGHPPPVFVSPDGSVHLLDTHPETLLGTRGRSIRTNHTVELPPGAAVVLYTDGLIERRGSSLDEGLSELVAALADAGGLTAEQLCDRLLDRFAGAAEDDVVLAVVRAHP; via the coding sequence GTGAGTGATCCGTTCGAGGCCGCCGGTACGCTGCGCGACGCGTACCGGAGCATCGACTGGACGGCGACCTCGCTCGGGCCGGTGGAGTCCTGGGGCCCGGAGCTGCTGGCGGCGCTGGATCTGACGTTGCACACCCGGGCACCGGTGACGCTGTTCTGGGGCGCCGACTACACCATGCTCTACAACGAGGCCTACGTGCCGATGATCGGGGACAAGCACCCCGCCGCGCTCGGATCGACCACGACCGAGGTGTTCGCGGAGATCTGGGACACGATCGGGCCGATGCTCGACTCCGTCTTCGCGGGCCGGGGTGCCACCTGGGTCGAGGACCTGCGGCTGCTCATGAACCGCAGCGGCTTCCTCGAGGAGACCTACTTCACGTTCTCCTACTCGGCGGTGCACGCCACGACCGGACGGATCGCCGGTGTCATCGACATCGCCGCCGAGACCACCGCCCAGGTGCTCGGCCGGCGCCGCCTGGCCCTGCTCGCCCGGCTCAACGACAAGCTCGCCGATGCGGAGGATGTGCGGCAGCTGCTCGACCGTGCACTGCCGGTGCTGCGCTCGGCGACCGAGGACCTGCCCGGTGTCGACATCCTGCTGCCGGAGATGCAGGCTCCCACCGTCGCCTGGCCCGCCGAGCTGGACCGCGACGTGGTCGTCGAAACGACGCCGGAGGGCCGGGTCGCGCGGATCCGGCTGACCGGGGCAGCCCGGGCCCGGTCCGACGCCATGCTGGTCAGCCGGATCAGCCCCTACCTCGCCGTCGACGACGCCTACCTGGACTTCTTCCGGCTGCTCGGTGCGGCACTGGCGCAGGGCATGAACCGCGCGCGGACCCGGCAGGCCGAGCGTCGTGCCGCGGCCATGGAACGCGAGCTGTCCGAGGCGCTGCAGCGCAGCCTGCTGCCGGCACCGGACCAGCCGGCGCACATCGAGGTGGCCGTGCGCTACCAGCCGGCCGCCGAGGGCGTGCAGATCGGTGGCGACTGGTACGACTCGTTCACCCTGCCCGACGGCAGCCTCACCCTGGTCGTCGGTGACGTCACCGGCCACGACCGGGAGGCCGCCGTGGGCATGAGCCAGCTCCGTAACCTCCTGCGCGGCATCTCGTACGCCGTGGGCAAACCCCCCGCCGAGGTGCTGGGTGTGCTGGGTGAGGCGATGAACGGCTTCGGGGTGGACGTCTTCGCCACCGCGCTGCTCGCCCAGGTCGAGCCGGACACCGGGCGGACCCGGACGTTGCGCTGGTCCAACGCCGGTCATCCGCCGCCGGTCTTCGTCTCGCCGGACGGCTCGGTGCACCTGCTGGACACGCACCCGGAGACCCTGCTCGGCACCCGCGGCCGGAGCATCCGCACCAACCACACCGTCGAGTTGCCGCCCGGTGCCGCGGTGGTGCTCTACACCGACGGTCTGATCGAGCGGCGCGGGTCCAGCCTCGACGAGGGCCTGTCGGAGCTGGTCGCCGCCCTGGCCGACGCCGGGGGCCTGACCGCGGAACAGCTCTGCGACCGCCTGCTCGACCGCTTCGCCGGTGCGGCCGAGGACGACGTGGTCCTGGCCGTCGTCCGCGCCCACCCCTGA
- a CDS encoding class I SAM-dependent methyltransferase — translation MGNHHHGHDHQHDHSTDGLPDLLDLDAEVLHAYQAEFITEVAETAGEEPRRILDLGSGTGAGTLALAARFPAAELIAVDVSPDMLERLRAKAGHAGVGGRVQTVPADLDEGWPNVDDVDLVWASASMHHVADPVRVLRNALGAIRPGGLIALVEAAGMPRFLPDSVGNGVEGRLHAALAANHAEEMPHRGADWGPLLEKAGFAVVAAPHYRINLVAPLPPATPRYAHAVLNRMRTGLHNRLSAEDRATLHTLLDGHGPETVLERDDLTVVGDRTAWIGRRQ, via the coding sequence ATGGGAAATCACCACCACGGGCACGACCACCAGCACGACCACTCGACCGACGGCCTGCCCGACCTGCTCGACCTCGACGCCGAGGTCCTGCACGCGTACCAGGCGGAGTTCATCACCGAGGTCGCGGAGACCGCCGGGGAGGAACCGCGCCGGATCCTCGACCTCGGCAGCGGGACGGGTGCCGGCACCCTGGCCCTCGCCGCACGGTTCCCCGCGGCCGAGCTGATCGCCGTCGACGTCTCCCCCGACATGCTCGAACGCCTGCGGGCCAAGGCCGGCCACGCCGGCGTGGGCGGCCGCGTCCAGACCGTCCCGGCGGACCTGGACGAGGGCTGGCCGAACGTCGACGACGTCGACCTGGTGTGGGCGTCGGCCTCGATGCACCACGTCGCGGACCCGGTCCGGGTCCTCCGGAACGCGCTCGGCGCGATCCGGCCCGGCGGCCTGATCGCCCTCGTCGAGGCGGCGGGCATGCCCCGCTTCCTGCCGGACTCCGTCGGCAACGGTGTCGAGGGCCGCCTGCACGCCGCCCTGGCCGCGAACCACGCCGAGGAGATGCCCCACCGCGGCGCGGACTGGGGACCCCTGTTGGAGAAGGCCGGCTTCGCCGTCGTGGCGGCACCCCACTACCGGATCAACCTGGTCGCGCCCCTCCCGCCGGCCACTCCCCGGTACGCCCACGCCGTGCTCAACCGCATGCGGACCGGCCTGCACAACCGCCTCTCCGCCGAGGACCGCGCCACCCTGCACACGCTGCTGGACGGCCACGGCCCGGAGACCGTCCTCGAACGCGACGACCTGACCGTCGTCGGCGACCGGACCGCCTGGATCGGCCGCCGGCAGTAG
- a CDS encoding cold-shock protein, with translation MSQPGVVREFHAGEGWGVLDGPGVPGGCWVHFSAIAGPGFRSLAAGQAVTFRAVAPGQDGYPYRAEKVWTTAGEPDDQIADGPSDAYGSSLTLSFDDPG, from the coding sequence ATGAGCCAGCCGGGCGTCGTGCGCGAGTTCCACGCCGGCGAGGGCTGGGGTGTCCTCGACGGTCCCGGCGTGCCGGGCGGCTGCTGGGTGCACTTCTCGGCGATCGCCGGACCCGGCTTCCGGTCCCTCGCCGCCGGCCAGGCGGTGACGTTCCGGGCCGTGGCCCCGGGCCAGGACGGATACCCGTACCGCGCGGAGAAGGTCTGGACCACGGCCGGGGAGCCGGACGATCAGATCGCCGACGGCCCGTCAGACGCGTACGGCAGCAGTCTGACCCTCAGCTTCGACGACCCGGGGTAG
- a CDS encoding LysR family transcriptional regulator, translated as MDTRRLRLLVELSRLGSMREVAEEVHVTTSTVSQQLAVLAREAGATLIEPQGRRVRLTPAGRRLAEHAVTILAAVEAARLDLDPDAEPAGELRVAGFATAVRRSLLPIAAGLSTTHPRVRLLIHEHEPFEAFELLATDLMDLALTYDYNLAPAAFDPALETMPLWEVPWGLGVPAGTADTAFGAFRDHDWIVNSRNTADEDVVRTVASLEGFAPRIVHRADSLDLVQEMIVAGLGVGLLPRDEPTLPGVRVLTLSGPEVRLRSYAVTRRGRSAWPPLALVLRLLGEG; from the coding sequence ATGGACACGCGCCGCCTGCGATTACTCGTCGAACTGTCCCGCCTCGGCTCGATGCGGGAGGTCGCGGAGGAGGTGCACGTCACCACCTCGACCGTGTCGCAGCAGCTCGCCGTCCTGGCCCGGGAGGCCGGTGCGACGCTGATCGAGCCGCAGGGCCGCCGGGTCCGGCTCACTCCGGCCGGGCGGCGCCTGGCCGAGCACGCCGTGACGATCCTGGCCGCGGTCGAGGCGGCCCGCCTGGACCTGGATCCGGATGCGGAACCGGCCGGTGAGCTGCGGGTGGCGGGCTTCGCGACGGCCGTCCGCCGCTCGCTGCTGCCGATCGCGGCCGGCCTCTCCACCACCCATCCCCGGGTACGCCTGCTCATCCACGAGCACGAGCCGTTCGAGGCGTTCGAGCTGCTCGCCACCGACCTGATGGATCTGGCGCTGACCTACGACTACAACCTCGCCCCGGCCGCGTTCGACCCGGCGCTGGAGACGATGCCGCTGTGGGAGGTGCCGTGGGGACTGGGCGTGCCGGCGGGCACCGCGGACACGGCGTTCGGTGCGTTCCGCGACCACGACTGGATCGTCAACAGCCGTAACACCGCGGACGAGGACGTCGTGCGGACCGTCGCGTCGCTGGAGGGGTTCGCGCCGCGGATCGTGCACCGGGCGGACAGCCTCGACCTGGTCCAGGAGATGATCGTCGCCGGGCTCGGTGTCGGACTGCTGCCACGGGACGAGCCGACGCTGCCCGGCGTCCGCGTGCTGACCCTGTCCGGTCCGGAGGTCCGGTTGCGCAGTTACGCCGTGACGCGCCGCGGCCGGTCCGCCTGGCCGCCCCTGGCCCTGGTGCTGCGGCTGCTCGGCGAGGGCTGA
- a CDS encoding class I SAM-dependent methyltransferase, protein MSDKSFWDSRYAESHHVWSGNPNVVLVREVEGLTPGSALDLGCGEGGDAIWLAARGWAVTAADISAVALEKAAAHAAEAGVTVDFQQHDLAVSFPSGSYDLVSAQFLYSRENLPREQVLARAARAVAPGGILLIEGHQDFGPFAAQSQDHGDVHFAEPGEVVAALELPAGEWEVLLCEKHDRLQNGPDGRPAHRTDSTVKVRRLPH, encoded by the coding sequence ATGAGTGACAAGAGCTTCTGGGATTCCCGGTACGCCGAGAGCCACCACGTGTGGAGTGGCAACCCGAACGTCGTGCTGGTCCGCGAGGTCGAGGGCCTGACGCCGGGCAGTGCGCTGGATCTGGGCTGCGGCGAGGGCGGCGACGCGATCTGGCTGGCCGCCCGGGGCTGGGCCGTGACGGCGGCCGACATCTCCGCGGTCGCCCTGGAGAAGGCCGCCGCCCACGCCGCCGAGGCCGGGGTCACCGTCGACTTCCAGCAGCACGACCTGGCGGTGTCGTTCCCGTCCGGCAGTTATGACCTGGTGTCCGCGCAGTTCCTCTACTCGCGGGAGAACCTGCCCCGGGAGCAGGTCCTGGCCCGGGCCGCGAGGGCCGTGGCGCCCGGCGGGATCCTGCTGATCGAGGGGCATCAGGACTTCGGTCCGTTCGCCGCGCAGAGCCAGGATCACGGCGACGTGCACTTCGCGGAGCCCGGCGAGGTCGTCGCCGCTCTCGAGCTGCCCGCGGGGGAGTGGGAGGTGCTGCTGTGCGAGAAGCACGACCGGCTCCAGAACGGTCCGGATGGCCGCCCGGCGCACCGCACCGACAGCACGGTCAAGGTACGGCGCCTGCCGCACTGA